In one Cervus elaphus chromosome 9, mCerEla1.1, whole genome shotgun sequence genomic region, the following are encoded:
- the LOC122700022 gene encoding olfactory receptor 2M5-like has product MDKRNESSNTDLILLGLFPDMNHVNFLLCAILLIYTMALTSNSILILLIWVDSHLHTPMYFLLSQLALMDMTLISSIVPKMATDFFSGKRNISRVACGTQIFFVLTVGIAECTLITLMSYDRYVAICNPLRYTLIMSQKVCLQMAAISWAGGALISLAHTAYAMHFPICGSREISHFLCEIMSMLKLACDDVSAYEKALVVTSIVVLLIPLSLIMSSYALIFLAVLHMKSPEGRDKALATCFSHLTVVCLYYGPAMVVYMKPSSYHNPRLDQVLFVLDPILTPLLNPLIYSLRNKEVLGALRKVLT; this is encoded by the coding sequence ATGGACAAAAGAAATGAGTCTTCAAATACAGATTTAATCCTCCTGGGCCTCTTCCCTGATATGAATCATGTCAACTTCCTTCTCTGTGCCATTCTCCTGATCTACACCATGGCTCTCACTTCAAACTCCATTCTAATCCTCCTAATCTGGGTGGATTCTCACCtccacacacccatgtacttCCTGCTCAGCCAACTGGCTCTCATGGACATGACATTAATCTCTAGCATCGTACCCAAGATGGCAACTGACTTCTTCTCAGGGAAGAGAAACATATCACGAGTGGCCTGTGGGACTCAGATCTTCTTCGTCCTGACTGTAGGAATTGCTGAGTGCACCCTCATCACCCTCATGTCCTATGACCGATATGTTGCCATCTGCAACCCTCTGAGATACACCCTCATCATGAGCCAGAAAGTCTGTCTGCAGATGGCTGCCATCTCCTGGGCTGGGGGCGCCCTTATATCACTTGCACACACGGCCTATGCCATGCATTTCCCCATCTGTGGTTCCAGAGAGATTTCCCATTTCCTCTGTGAGATCATGTCCATGCTAAAATTGGCCTGTGATGATGTCTCCGCCTATGAGAAGGCTTTGGTAGTGACAAGCATTGTGGTGCTCCTCATCCCCTTGTCCCTCATCATGTCCTCTTATGCTCTCATATTCCTTGCTGTCCTCCAcatgaaatctccagagggaagggacaaagCTCTAGCCACTTGCTTTTCCCACTTAACTGTAGTGTGCCTCTATTATGGCCCTGCCATGGTGGTCTACATGAAGCCTAGTTCCTACCATAATCCCAGACTGGACCAAGTCCTCTTTGTGCTTGACCCTATTCTCACTCCGTTGCTAAATCCTCTGATTTATAGTCTTAGAAACAAAGAAGTGTTGGGGGCCCTAAGGAAGGTTCTAACTTGA
- the LOC122700026 gene encoding thymosin beta-4-like, with protein MRHSAAATAQTRLHSLAARSAPSATMSDKPDMAEIEKFDKSKLKKTETQEKNPLPSKETIEQEKQAGES; from the coding sequence ATGAGGCACTCGGCAGCAGCCACAGCGCAGACCAGACTTCACTCGCTCGCAGCTCGCTCCGCGCCCTCTGCAACAATGTCTGACAAGCCCGATATGGCGGAGATTGAGAAGTTCGATAAGTCGAAATTGAAGAAAACGGAAACGCAAGAGAAAAACCCACTGCCTTCGAAAGAAACGATTGAACAGGAGAAGCAAGCAGGCGAGTCGTAA